A genomic stretch from Nitrospirota bacterium includes:
- a CDS encoding alpha/beta fold hydrolase: protein MARMIPPVPGKRRTTRPRASEEEAKAQIYEPGAAPSGLEEETAEAGPGPDRAAHPADPDEAHARSKPEREWPSIVGRSFLTNLKMGVSAVTEASNIAKNVLDHSISLTERLAFGKRYIDERLKAYRGQRRVAFLLPGYLQGTAAFQRMERIMESELFGVFPVVLSYQPYSQDMRKSAEKARKTIDRVLKHVEARRVYLIGHSQGGLIARYIIQVLDGHTFVSHCITLATPHLGTYAALPGGVGHGIATMLLERMGLIPRIEGESGLQMVPGSRLLSEMNHRPLPPSVVFTSIYNYVDPLVWPPSYARLPYEDAHNILLKKIGHFHALYDVQELEIILRTLLLRIKRGLIYRTRVLAGQEMLEERHMKMVGHQVDEFVAASD, encoded by the coding sequence ATGGCCCGTATGATCCCACCCGTACCCGGCAAACGGAGAACCACTCGCCCCAGGGCATCTGAAGAGGAAGCCAAGGCCCAGATTTACGAGCCTGGGGCCGCTCCCTCGGGGCTGGAGGAAGAAACGGCGGAAGCGGGCCCCGGTCCAGATCGGGCAGCCCATCCAGCCGATCCGGATGAAGCACACGCACGATCCAAACCGGAGAGGGAGTGGCCCTCCATCGTGGGCCGATCATTCCTCACCAATTTGAAAATGGGCGTCAGCGCGGTGACCGAGGCTTCCAACATCGCCAAGAACGTTCTGGATCACTCGATATCACTCACCGAGCGCCTCGCCTTCGGCAAGAGGTACATTGATGAGCGGCTGAAAGCGTATCGCGGGCAACGGCGCGTGGCTTTCCTGCTTCCCGGCTATCTCCAGGGCACGGCCGCGTTTCAGAGAATGGAACGCATCATGGAGTCGGAGCTGTTTGGGGTTTTCCCGGTGGTGCTCAGTTATCAGCCCTATTCACAGGATATGCGAAAGTCCGCCGAGAAGGCGAGAAAGACCATCGATCGGGTTCTCAAGCACGTGGAGGCGCGGCGCGTTTACCTGATCGGGCACAGCCAGGGCGGTCTCATCGCCCGCTATATCATTCAAGTGTTGGACGGCCACACCTTCGTAAGCCATTGCATCACGCTCGCCACGCCTCATCTCGGCACGTATGCGGCGCTTCCGGGCGGGGTGGGACACGGCATCGCTACGATGCTCCTTGAACGCATGGGCCTCATCCCGCGAATCGAAGGCGAGAGCGGGCTCCAGATGGTGCCGGGAAGTCGTTTGCTGAGTGAAATGAATCACCGGCCGTTGCCTCCTTCGGTGGTGTTTACCTCCATTTACAATTACGTCGATCCGCTCGTGTGGCCACCCAGTTACGCCCGGCTTCCCTACGAGGACGCCCACAACATTCTCCTCAAGAAAATCGGCCACTTCCATGCTCTCTACGATGTACAGGAGTTGGAAATTATTCTTCGCACGCTTCTCCTCCGCATCAAGCGCGGCCTGATTTATCGCACCCGCGTTCTCGCCGGCCAGGAGATGCTTGAAGAGCGTCACATGAAGATGGTCGGCCACCAGGTCGACGAGTTCGTCGCCGCCTCGGACTGA
- a CDS encoding uracil-DNA glycosylase yields MQEEGARETLDEVRSDLGECTRCKLHKGRKKIVFGVGNPRSKIVFVGEGPGADEDEQGFPFVGRAGQLLTRMLKALGVRREDVYICNVVKCRPPNNRAPEPDEVTACSPFLLRQIHSIRPAVVCALGSAAMQTLLKSTGSITKLRGQVFEWEGTKLIPTFHPAYLLRNPRSEWEARADLKKALDLAGVTPLGR; encoded by the coding sequence ATGCAGGAAGAAGGCGCCCGCGAAACGCTCGATGAGGTTCGCTCCGATCTCGGCGAATGCACCCGCTGCAAACTTCACAAAGGGCGAAAGAAGATCGTATTCGGCGTGGGGAATCCCCGTTCGAAGATCGTTTTCGTCGGGGAGGGTCCCGGAGCGGACGAAGACGAGCAGGGGTTTCCGTTCGTGGGGCGCGCCGGTCAGTTGCTCACCCGCATGCTGAAGGCCTTGGGCGTGCGGCGGGAAGACGTCTATATCTGCAATGTTGTGAAGTGCCGGCCGCCGAACAACCGTGCGCCGGAACCGGATGAAGTGACCGCTTGCTCTCCCTTTCTACTGCGCCAGATCCATTCCATCAGGCCCGCCGTGGTTTGTGCACTCGGAAGCGCGGCCATGCAGACGCTTCTCAAGTCCACGGGATCGATCACCAAGCTGCGCGGACAGGTTTTCGAGTGGGAAGGCACGAAACTCATCCCGACGTTTCACCCGGCCTACCTCCTGCGCAATCCCCGGAGCGAGTGGGAGGCCCGCGCGGATCTCAAGAAAGCCCTCGACCTTGCCGGCGTCACTCCTCTGGGTCGATAA
- a CDS encoding YicC family protein: MRGDVPMLISMTGFGRAAQREKGCEAEWVIKGVNHRFFELNVRMPDGLDDLEQEIQDKIRKACKRGRVDVTLRVSGGAPAPHLEVDEAAVRRYRDTFVKLGRKLKIEGSVRLEYLLTLPGAVRTTTENHARLEGMKPALRKSFQKALDEFLSLRKREGETLGREFTHHLSEMRGALAQLEAGLEEEKGLRAARLKSRLADLLGEEADSKRFQTEMAYVMERSDVTEELARMKSHLSQFESILGKETEAGRKLDFLLQEMHREISTMAAKCEAQAWVPVVLSLKATTEKMRQQAQNIE, encoded by the coding sequence GTGCGGGGTGACGTTCCGATGCTGATCAGCATGACGGGATTCGGCCGCGCGGCCCAGCGTGAAAAGGGGTGTGAGGCCGAGTGGGTCATCAAGGGAGTCAACCATCGCTTTTTCGAGCTGAACGTCCGGATGCCCGACGGCCTGGATGATCTGGAGCAGGAGATTCAGGACAAGATCCGAAAGGCCTGCAAGCGGGGCCGTGTGGATGTGACGCTTCGCGTTTCCGGAGGGGCTCCCGCGCCCCATCTGGAGGTGGACGAAGCAGCCGTCCGCCGCTACCGCGACACGTTCGTCAAGCTCGGGCGGAAGCTCAAGATCGAAGGATCCGTTCGCTTGGAATATCTCCTCACCCTGCCCGGCGCCGTCCGGACCACCACGGAGAACCATGCCCGCCTCGAAGGGATGAAGCCGGCGCTTCGTAAATCGTTCCAAAAGGCGCTCGATGAATTCCTTTCGCTCCGGAAACGTGAAGGAGAAACGCTCGGCCGTGAGTTCACCCATCACCTCAGCGAGATGCGCGGCGCCCTGGCGCAGCTGGAAGCGGGCCTGGAAGAAGAAAAAGGCTTGAGGGCCGCTCGGCTGAAGTCGCGCTTGGCCGACCTCCTGGGAGAGGAGGCGGACTCCAAGCGGTTCCAGACGGAAATGGCCTATGTGATGGAACGGAGCGATGTGACGGAGGAGTTGGCGCGCATGAAAAGCCACCTCTCCCAGTTCGAGTCGATTCTTGGCAAGGAAACAGAGGCCGGCCGCAAGCTGGATTTTCTCTTGCAAGAGATGCACCGCGAGATCTCGACGATGGCCGCCAAGTGTGAGGCACAGGCGTGGGTCCCCGTGGTCCTCTCGTTGAAGGCAACGACCGAGAAAATGCGCCAACAGGCCCAGAACATCGAGTAG
- a CDS encoding GIY-YIG nuclease family protein, translating into MHYVYILCGASESWMYIGYTNDLRHRLAMHRGGKVESTKEHLPVRLVYYEAYASAEDAKNREKRLKYFGKAYGQLKRRMEQSLRPPSGKGAG; encoded by the coding sequence ATGCATTACGTCTACATACTCTGTGGCGCCAGCGAAAGTTGGATGTACATTGGATACACAAACGACCTGCGGCATAGATTGGCCATGCATCGCGGAGGCAAAGTTGAGTCCACAAAAGAACACTTGCCCGTTCGATTGGTGTACTATGAGGCCTATGCTTCCGCGGAGGACGCAAAGAATCGTGAGAAGAGACTCAAGTACTTTGGGAAGGCGTACGGCCAGTTGAAGCGACGCATGGAACAAAGTCTGCGTCCTCCATCCGGAAAAGGTGCGGGGTGA
- the priA gene encoding primosomal protein N': MAVPIAVRHLFTYRLGDGLSVSPQRGQRVLVPFKKSFVVGYLAGVHATPFEGEVKDVKEIVDSEPLIGEEAWQLAEWMASYYGRSLGETLDLFFPTLLRGGWKRNVHRERKRKSKVPSEFLLKPTELPSQYTVEQTAALNIMLPAARERRFAPFLVHGITGSGKTILYVEMARAAVQQGRGVVVLVPEIGLTSHVARHFVSAFPDRVALLHSKLTSRRRWDEWDRIRSGQADVVVGARSALFAPLKDVGLIVADEEHDHAYKQEDGVTYHARDVALVMGQRWKAPVVLGSATPSLESHANASRGKYRLIRLARRVSDRPLPDVDVVDMRFKRNPDKRLSWLSPQLHKAMVDTLERRGQVVLFLNRRGFAPVLRCMDCGEGVKCPHCDITLTYHKADRHMRCHYCDHRQDLPEVCSECKSTSVAMAGAGTQKIEEDIRALFPQTGIARLDMDTAQSKKRRFEIMEGMESGAIQIAVGTQMITKGYHYPQITLVGVVDADLGLFLPDFRSAERTYQQILQAAGRAGRGEQKGRVFIQTMSPDHHAIDSAKHYDESRFYETELRLRRQWGYPPYKRLAMIRIRARHEVVGGEGALAVLQATKQMAGGKGVEVLGPAPAPLYRLRGHYRWQILLKADTSKGLHEVMEGLLDAKGPRRAGYEVRLDVDPVNML; encoded by the coding sequence GTGGCCGTGCCCATCGCGGTGCGGCACCTGTTCACCTACCGGTTGGGGGATGGATTATCCGTGTCCCCGCAGCGAGGCCAGCGCGTCCTCGTCCCATTCAAGAAAAGTTTTGTCGTGGGCTACCTCGCGGGCGTTCATGCAACGCCGTTCGAAGGCGAAGTCAAGGACGTCAAGGAAATCGTCGATTCCGAGCCGCTCATCGGCGAGGAGGCATGGCAACTTGCCGAATGGATGGCCTCCTACTACGGGCGATCCCTTGGCGAAACGCTCGATCTGTTCTTTCCCACCCTCCTGCGAGGCGGGTGGAAACGCAACGTTCATCGGGAGCGGAAGCGCAAGTCGAAAGTCCCATCCGAATTTCTTCTCAAACCCACGGAACTCCCTTCGCAGTACACCGTGGAACAGACGGCCGCCTTGAACATCATGCTCCCGGCCGCGCGTGAGCGCCGTTTCGCTCCGTTTCTCGTGCACGGCATCACCGGGAGCGGCAAAACAATCCTCTACGTGGAGATGGCCCGGGCCGCCGTGCAGCAGGGTCGGGGCGTCGTCGTCCTCGTGCCGGAAATCGGGCTGACCTCCCATGTGGCGCGGCATTTCGTGTCCGCATTTCCCGACCGCGTGGCCCTCCTGCACAGCAAGCTGACCTCGCGCCGTCGGTGGGATGAGTGGGATCGGATCCGATCCGGCCAGGCGGACGTGGTCGTGGGCGCGCGATCCGCGCTCTTCGCCCCACTGAAGGATGTCGGCCTGATCGTGGCCGATGAAGAGCATGACCATGCCTACAAGCAGGAAGACGGCGTAACGTACCATGCCCGCGACGTGGCCCTCGTCATGGGGCAGCGCTGGAAGGCCCCCGTGGTGCTGGGATCGGCGACACCTTCGTTGGAGTCCCACGCCAACGCATCGAGGGGAAAATACCGCTTGATACGTCTGGCGCGGCGCGTATCCGATCGCCCGCTCCCGGATGTGGATGTGGTGGACATGCGGTTCAAGCGGAATCCGGACAAGCGACTATCCTGGCTATCGCCGCAACTCCACAAGGCGATGGTGGATACGCTTGAACGCCGCGGACAAGTCGTTTTGTTTCTCAATCGGCGTGGATTCGCTCCCGTCCTTCGCTGCATGGACTGCGGCGAAGGAGTGAAATGCCCCCATTGCGATATCACGCTCACGTACCACAAGGCCGATCGGCATATGCGATGCCACTACTGCGATCATCGGCAGGACCTCCCGGAAGTCTGCTCGGAGTGCAAAAGCACATCCGTGGCGATGGCGGGAGCCGGCACCCAGAAGATCGAAGAGGATATTCGTGCCCTCTTCCCGCAAACCGGGATCGCCCGATTGGACATGGATACCGCGCAGAGCAAGAAGCGACGGTTCGAAATCATGGAAGGCATGGAGAGCGGGGCCATCCAGATCGCCGTCGGCACACAGATGATCACGAAGGGGTACCACTACCCGCAGATTACGCTCGTGGGCGTTGTGGATGCGGATTTGGGACTCTTCCTCCCCGATTTTCGATCGGCGGAACGCACCTACCAGCAAATCCTCCAGGCGGCGGGGCGGGCGGGACGAGGTGAACAAAAGGGTCGCGTCTTCATCCAGACGATGTCGCCCGACCATCATGCCATCGACTCCGCGAAGCACTACGACGAATCCCGATTCTACGAAACGGAACTTCGGCTGCGCCGGCAGTGGGGCTATCCCCCTTACAAGCGATTGGCGATGATTCGAATTCGGGCGCGTCATGAGGTCGTTGGAGGAGAAGGCGCGCTGGCCGTTCTCCAAGCGACCAAACAGATGGCGGGCGGAAAGGGAGTTGAGGTTCTCGGGCCGGCTCCGGCTCCTCTGTATCGACTCCGGGGCCACTACCGATGGCAAATTCTGCTCAAAGCCGACACGTCGAAAGGCCTGCATGAGGTGATGGAAGGGCTTCTCGATGCGAAAGGCCCACGTCGAGCCGGCTACGAAGTTCGTCTGGACGTTGATCCGGTCAACATGTTATAG
- a CDS encoding type II toxin-antitoxin system PemK/MazF family toxin, whose protein sequence is MRRGEVRWYRFQRPDKTRPVVILTRDSILEYLGEVTVAPITSTIRGIPSEVLLASSDGMPRECAVNLDHLQTVSKGRLGALVTTLSARKMLEIRSAFLFALGY, encoded by the coding sequence GTGAGGCGGGGAGAAGTCCGCTGGTACCGATTCCAGCGACCCGACAAAACGCGTCCCGTTGTGATCCTCACGAGGGATTCGATCCTCGAGTACCTGGGTGAGGTTACCGTGGCCCCGATCACGAGCACGATTCGGGGGATCCCGTCGGAAGTGCTGCTGGCGTCTTCCGACGGCATGCCCAGGGAGTGCGCAGTGAACCTGGATCACCTTCAGACGGTCTCTAAAGGAAGACTGGGGGCGCTGGTCACCACGCTAAGCGCCCGCAAGATGCTGGAGATTCGGTCTGCTTTCCTGTTCGCCCTGGGGTACTGA
- a CDS encoding ribbon-helix-helix protein, CopG family, translating into MKTVQMTLDDDLVSQVDRVAGRLGTTRSAFARRALREALEKLRILEQERKHRDGYARKAVQRGEFSVWESEQAWGDE; encoded by the coding sequence ATGAAGACGGTGCAGATGACGCTGGATGACGACTTGGTTTCCCAGGTGGATCGGGTGGCCGGCCGCTTGGGGACGACGCGCTCGGCCTTTGCGCGTAGGGCCCTGCGCGAAGCGTTGGAGAAACTTCGAATCCTTGAGCAGGAGCGGAAGCACCGCGACGGATACGCCCGGAAGGCCGTCCAGCGCGGAGAGTTCTCGGTGTGGGAATCGGAACAGGCCTGGGGCGACGAGTGA
- a CDS encoding ornithine cyclodeaminase family protein (catalyzes the interconversion of alanine and pyruvate) — MSPLVLSSRDLEQVARMSEAIDVVSDAFRALARGDAQMPPKIYVEVSEHSGDFRAMPAYNRTLNAAGLKWVTSYAKNIQLPSVIGIYVLSRASDGCPLAIMDGTFLTNLRTGAAVGAATRALARKESTVFGFIGGGRQARYALKALREVFPIKEVRLFDPNASSSRAFGEAADKDGPPIVTCKSPGDCTRTADVITTTTPSRAPVVWMPDIKPGTHINAMGADAKGKQELDPHILKAAKIIIDDWGQTPHSGEVNVALSQGRISQSDLRATIGEVLRGVKPGREKPEDITVFDSTGLAVQDLAVAKHLYDRCLQKGLGKPIEIFQDA; from the coding sequence ATCAGCCCTTTGGTCCTTTCCAGCCGTGATCTGGAGCAAGTGGCCCGGATGTCCGAGGCCATCGATGTCGTATCCGATGCGTTCCGGGCCCTGGCCCGGGGCGATGCGCAAATGCCCCCCAAGATCTACGTGGAGGTATCGGAGCACTCCGGCGACTTCCGCGCGATGCCCGCCTACAACCGGACCCTCAACGCCGCCGGCCTGAAATGGGTCACCTCCTACGCAAAAAACATTCAGCTCCCTTCCGTGATTGGAATTTACGTCCTTAGTCGAGCGAGCGACGGCTGCCCCCTTGCCATCATGGACGGAACGTTTCTCACCAACCTCCGCACCGGGGCGGCCGTCGGAGCGGCAACCCGGGCGCTGGCACGGAAGGAATCCACGGTGTTTGGATTCATCGGTGGCGGACGTCAGGCGCGGTATGCCCTCAAGGCCCTCCGTGAAGTGTTCCCCATCAAAGAGGTCCGTCTCTTCGATCCGAATGCTTCAAGTTCGCGGGCTTTCGGAGAGGCGGCCGACAAGGATGGACCGCCGATCGTCACCTGCAAGAGCCCGGGCGATTGCACACGCACGGCCGACGTCATCACCACGACAACCCCATCGAGGGCCCCGGTGGTCTGGATGCCGGACATCAAGCCGGGCACGCACATCAACGCGATGGGGGCGGACGCCAAGGGGAAACAGGAGTTGGATCCCCATATCCTAAAGGCGGCCAAGATCATCATCGACGACTGGGGTCAGACCCCACACAGCGGAGAGGTCAATGTGGCGCTCAGCCAGGGGCGAATCTCGCAATCGGATCTTCGGGCCACTATTGGGGAGGTCTTGCGCGGTGTAAAACCCGGACGGGAGAAGCCCGAGGACATCACGGTATTCGATTCAACCGGGCTTGCCGTTCAGGACCTGGCTGTGGCAAAGCATCTGTACGACCGATGCCTGCAAAAGGGACTGGGAAAACCGATCGAGATCTTTCAGGACGCCTGA
- the mutY gene encoding A/G-specific adenine glycosylase, with translation MPAKGTGKTDRDLSGRLKSLPLLLLRWYRRHHRDLPWRRTRDPYPIWVSEVMLQQTQVSTVIPYYERFMRSFPTVRHLAKAPEQRVLKVWEGLGYYSRARNLRQGAQVICRKHGGEIPSERTDLLRIPGIGEYTASAILSIAFNQHLPVYDGNVRRVLARLTAQAATPQNLRKQSRIREVLETWIARTASPGSLNQALMELGQTVCTPKSPHCDRCPISRCCLARIQGKQALFPAPKKRPPVPHYNVAVGIIHIHGRVVIQKRPSSGLLGGLWEFPGGKIEAGETPETAVRRELWEELNLRVDPLSKLPKVEHAYSHFSVTLHPFLCRPRGRSRRPLPQRARWVPLTDLRRFPFPSANRKIFAELDRVLS, from the coding sequence ATGCCTGCAAAAGGGACTGGGAAAACCGATCGAGATCTTTCAGGACGCCTGAAGTCCCTTCCTCTGCTCCTGCTCCGGTGGTACCGTCGCCACCACCGCGATTTGCCCTGGCGACGAACCCGCGACCCATACCCGATCTGGGTTTCCGAAGTGATGCTCCAACAAACGCAAGTTTCAACCGTGATTCCGTACTACGAACGGTTCATGCGATCGTTCCCAACCGTAAGGCATCTGGCCAAGGCCCCGGAGCAGAGGGTTCTGAAAGTCTGGGAGGGACTCGGCTACTACTCGAGGGCAAGGAATCTTCGGCAGGGAGCGCAGGTGATCTGTAGGAAACACGGAGGGGAAATACCATCTGAGCGAACCGACCTCCTGAGAATCCCCGGAATCGGCGAATACACGGCAAGCGCCATTCTGAGTATCGCGTTCAATCAACATCTCCCTGTCTACGATGGCAACGTCCGCCGAGTCCTGGCGCGACTGACGGCGCAGGCTGCGACGCCGCAAAACTTGAGAAAACAATCACGGATCCGCGAGGTGCTGGAAACATGGATCGCGAGAACGGCGTCCCCCGGATCGCTCAACCAAGCGCTGATGGAACTCGGTCAGACCGTTTGTACTCCGAAATCACCGCATTGCGACCGGTGCCCGATCTCCCGCTGCTGTCTCGCCCGGATCCAGGGGAAACAAGCGCTCTTCCCCGCTCCAAAGAAGCGCCCCCCAGTGCCGCATTACAACGTCGCTGTCGGTATCATCCACATCCACGGGCGGGTCGTCATTCAGAAGCGGCCTTCGAGTGGGTTGTTGGGCGGGCTATGGGAATTTCCCGGCGGCAAAATCGAGGCGGGTGAAACTCCCGAGACTGCGGTCCGCCGCGAGCTATGGGAGGAATTGAACCTGCGGGTTGATCCTCTCTCCAAATTGCCGAAGGTCGAACACGCCTACTCCCATTTTTCCGTTACACTACACCCTTTCCTGTGCAGGCCCCGTGGGAGGAGCCGGAGACCGCTTCCGCAACGTGCCCGGTGGGTGCCGCTCACGGATCTCCGACGATTCCCCTTCCCATCCGCAAATCGCAAGATATTTGCCGAACTTGACCGGGTGCTGTCCTAA
- a CDS encoding HD domain-containing protein, which produces MTHAETYFRDPVHNLVTFSPAEEEDVLFLELIDTPEFQRLRRVKQLGVAELVFQGAEHSRFTHSVGVLHVARRILEQLRKSWSFSRRDRLVVACTALLHDLGHAPFSHVTEAIFGSHHEEWTGRIILDPGTQIHKVLQAYARELPQQVVKCMSYRAVEKFYSQIVSSQLDADRFDYLLRDSLMTGVKYGVFDLERVILGLEVARVSGRNEIVVSEKGFYAVEEYLLSRYHMYRQVYYHKTVSAAGAMLKALFRRAKSLLAKKSAIHAPEGHPFTKLLRGQKMDVSEYTSLDDADMVVFLKEWSRSEDPVLRMLARGLIDRRLFKSIELPGPVSAPKLRKKLRERLRAAYGRDGDGLLLHEQTGDTPYKIYRPGEGESSIYVKKRDGRIAEVSELSPSVKALARKYDIQYLCFPTDIDVSG; this is translated from the coding sequence ATGACGCACGCCGAGACGTATTTCCGGGACCCGGTCCACAATCTGGTGACCTTCTCCCCAGCGGAAGAAGAGGATGTCCTTTTCCTGGAGCTGATCGACACCCCGGAGTTTCAACGGCTCCGGCGCGTGAAGCAACTGGGCGTGGCCGAGCTCGTTTTCCAGGGCGCCGAGCACAGCCGATTTACGCACTCGGTCGGCGTCCTCCACGTGGCGCGCCGAATCCTCGAACAACTCCGAAAGAGTTGGAGTTTCAGCCGACGCGACCGCCTGGTCGTCGCCTGTACGGCATTGCTCCACGATCTGGGCCACGCGCCCTTCTCGCACGTGACGGAGGCGATTTTCGGCTCGCACCATGAGGAATGGACGGGGCGAATCATCCTCGATCCCGGCACGCAGATTCACAAAGTCCTCCAGGCCTACGCGCGCGAATTGCCTCAGCAGGTGGTGAAATGCATGAGCTACCGCGCGGTGGAAAAATTCTACTCACAGATTGTCAGCAGCCAGTTGGATGCCGACCGATTCGACTATCTCCTGCGTGACAGTCTGATGACCGGTGTCAAGTACGGAGTTTTCGACCTGGAGCGTGTCATCCTCGGCCTTGAGGTGGCGCGCGTCTCGGGTCGGAATGAGATTGTGGTGAGTGAAAAAGGATTTTACGCCGTGGAAGAGTACCTTCTCTCCCGCTACCACATGTACCGGCAGGTCTACTACCACAAGACGGTTTCAGCCGCAGGTGCGATGCTAAAGGCACTTTTCCGGCGTGCCAAGTCCTTGCTGGCGAAAAAGAGCGCCATCCACGCGCCGGAAGGTCATCCTTTCACGAAGCTTCTGCGTGGGCAGAAGATGGATGTCAGCGAATACACATCTCTCGACGATGCCGACATGGTGGTGTTTCTGAAGGAATGGAGCCGGAGTGAAGATCCCGTCTTGAGGATGCTGGCACGCGGACTGATTGACCGCCGGCTGTTCAAATCGATCGAATTGCCGGGACCGGTTTCGGCGCCGAAACTCCGGAAGAAACTTCGCGAACGCCTGCGGGCCGCCTATGGCCGGGACGGTGATGGGCTGCTTCTCCATGAACAGACGGGCGACACGCCCTACAAGATCTATCGGCCCGGCGAAGGAGAAAGTTCGATCTACGTGAAGAAGAGGGACGGGCGCATCGCCGAGGTCTCGGAACTCTCGCCCTCCGTGAAAGCCCTGGCCCGGAAGTACGACATCCAATACCTCTGCTTTCCCACGGACATCGACGTTTCAGGCTGA
- a CDS encoding glycosyltransferase, whose translation MRSGYTLVIPTLRAAPELRLCLGSLRKNSRLDHEYAVVVDVDRPGIVDEAVLAVLNEFGISPLIAERNIGPYAGWNRGAAASSRKWICFLTDDQYFAPDWDSPFVPHLQRGKMFSSTLVESGTYLVGPDNLEADFGVCAEDFDEAGFLGFVRQVATNQMISGGHFIPLLIHRDDFTKVGAFKEDLFYRKEEPERPPLSSDVEFVARAFKTGLTLHRSLASYSYHFMGASHRGGTALRQLLRYLKPSWSNESRLALLRSYMDNGRMPPEVLLYQGLQALQHGEIEAAERVFLDLLESDIESGLPYLALSAAAQQKGDAATALAMADLACQVSSDAPRAKAFRRMLKSLLPSSTELHAPDDSIAPAA comes from the coding sequence ATGAGGTCGGGGTACACCCTTGTCATCCCCACGCTTCGGGCGGCCCCCGAACTTCGCCTTTGCCTCGGCAGCCTCCGGAAAAACAGCCGCCTGGATCATGAATACGCGGTGGTGGTGGATGTGGATCGGCCCGGAATCGTGGATGAGGCCGTCCTCGCCGTCCTCAACGAATTCGGAATTTCTCCGCTCATTGCCGAACGGAACATAGGCCCCTATGCCGGCTGGAACCGGGGGGCAGCAGCCTCCTCGCGCAAATGGATTTGCTTTCTTACGGACGACCAGTATTTCGCCCCGGACTGGGATTCGCCGTTCGTCCCCCACCTGCAACGCGGGAAAATGTTCTCATCCACGCTGGTGGAGTCGGGCACGTATCTCGTCGGTCCCGACAATCTCGAGGCCGATTTCGGCGTGTGCGCGGAAGACTTCGACGAGGCCGGATTCCTGGGCTTTGTCCGTCAGGTCGCCACAAACCAAATGATTTCCGGCGGCCACTTCATACCCCTCCTGATTCATCGCGACGATTTCACGAAGGTTGGAGCTTTCAAAGAGGATCTCTTTTACCGAAAAGAGGAGCCGGAAAGACCGCCTCTCAGTTCCGACGTGGAGTTCGTGGCCCGAGCCTTCAAAACCGGGCTGACGCTCCACCGCTCCCTGGCCAGCTACTCCTATCACTTCATGGGCGCCAGCCACCGGGGAGGGACGGCTCTTCGACAACTGCTGCGCTATCTCAAGCCGTCATGGTCGAACGAAAGCCGCCTCGCCCTCCTCCGTTCCTACATGGACAACGGCCGCATGCCTCCGGAAGTGCTCCTCTACCAAGGCCTTCAGGCGCTGCAGCACGGCGAAATCGAGGCGGCGGAACGTGTGTTCCTGGACCTCCTTGAGAGCGATATCGAGAGTGGACTTCCGTACCTCGCCCTTTCGGCAGCCGCACAGCAGAAAGGCGATGCCGCCACGGCCCTCGCGATGGCCGATCTGGCCTGCCAAGTTTCATCTGACGCACCTCGAGCCAAAGCCTTCCGCCGCATGCTGAAATCCCTCCTACCTTCGTCGACAGAACTCCACGCTCCCGACGACTCGATCGCTCCCGCGGCCTGA
- the tatA gene encoding twin-arginine translocase TatA/TatE family subunit codes for MLGNLGMTELIIIFFIVLLIFGGRKIPEIAKSIGSGIKEFKKGMKDEEPKGLPESKSDSESKGNSKDS; via the coding sequence ATGCTTGGAAATCTGGGTATGACCGAACTGATCATCATCTTCTTCATCGTTCTCCTCATTTTCGGAGGGCGGAAGATACCCGAGATCGCCAAATCCATCGGAAGTGGCATCAAGGAATTCAAGAAAGGCATGAAAGACGAAGAGCCCAAGGGTCTGCCCGAAAGCAAGTCCGATTCCGAGTCCAAGGGGAATTCCAAGGATTCTTGA